The following coding sequences lie in one Leucobacter allii genomic window:
- a CDS encoding glyceraldehyde-3-phosphate dehydrogenase, which produces MNQSADAHLDAWKAKQELAERMIPLIGQLYRDHDVVMSVHGRSLVGRSPIDIIRAHSFARKIDEVELDLAETSAIVAALAEIQPGPVSVDLALLANGFREAGGADLDAYLRQVLAPALDARPGTGTDVVLYGFGRIGRLLARIIIDHSGSGNGLNLRAIVVRKGSENDLVKRANLLRRDSVHGPFNGTIKVLEDENVILANGVRIQVIYSDDPANVDYTAYGIEDAILVDNTGRWRDAEGLGQHLRNAGIARVLLTAPGKGELKNIVFGVNNGAIEAADAIVSAASCTTNAITPVLKVLNDEYGVRHGHVETVHSYTNDQNLIDNFHKGDRRGRSAALNMVLTETGAAKAVAKALPEFEGKLTGNAIRVPTPDVSMAVLNLQLERETSREELNAFLERVSLTGALRTQIDYVESPEIVSTDFVGSNRAGIVDGLATIVTGSSAVVYVWYDNEYGYSCQVVRIIEQLAGGHPAHLPALEG; this is translated from the coding sequence ATGAACCAGAGTGCTGACGCCCATCTCGACGCGTGGAAGGCCAAGCAGGAGCTCGCCGAGCGGATGATCCCGCTGATCGGGCAGCTCTACCGGGATCACGACGTGGTCATGTCCGTCCACGGCCGCAGCCTCGTCGGCCGCTCCCCCATCGACATCATCCGCGCCCACAGCTTCGCGCGGAAGATCGACGAGGTGGAGCTCGATCTCGCCGAGACCTCCGCGATCGTGGCGGCGCTCGCCGAGATCCAGCCCGGTCCGGTCTCCGTCGATCTCGCCCTGCTCGCGAACGGCTTCCGCGAGGCCGGAGGCGCCGACCTCGACGCGTACCTCAGGCAGGTGCTCGCCCCCGCGCTGGACGCGCGTCCGGGCACGGGCACCGACGTCGTGCTCTACGGCTTCGGCCGCATCGGCCGGCTCCTCGCACGCATCATCATCGACCATTCGGGCAGCGGCAACGGTCTGAACCTGCGCGCGATCGTCGTGCGGAAGGGCTCGGAGAACGACCTCGTGAAGCGCGCGAACCTGCTCCGCCGCGACTCGGTGCACGGACCCTTCAACGGCACGATCAAGGTGCTCGAGGACGAGAACGTGATCCTCGCCAACGGCGTGCGGATCCAGGTCATCTATTCCGACGACCCCGCGAACGTCGACTACACGGCCTACGGCATCGAGGACGCGATCCTCGTCGACAACACCGGCAGGTGGCGCGACGCGGAGGGCCTCGGCCAGCACCTGCGCAACGCCGGCATCGCCCGCGTGCTGCTCACCGCCCCGGGCAAGGGCGAGCTGAAGAACATCGTGTTCGGCGTCAACAACGGCGCGATCGAGGCCGCCGACGCCATCGTCTCGGCGGCCTCGTGCACCACGAACGCCATCACGCCGGTGCTGAAGGTGCTGAACGACGAGTACGGCGTGCGCCACGGCCACGTCGAGACCGTGCACTCGTACACGAACGACCAGAACCTCATCGACAACTTCCACAAGGGCGACCGGCGCGGTCGCTCGGCGGCGCTGAACATGGTCCTCACGGAGACCGGTGCCGCGAAGGCCGTCGCGAAGGCCCTGCCCGAGTTCGAGGGGAAGCTCACGGGCAACGCGATCCGCGTGCCCACGCCCGACGTGTCGATGGCGGTGCTGAACCTGCAGCTGGAGCGGGAGACGAGCCGCGAGGAGCTCAACGCCTTCCTCGAGCGGGTCTCGCTCACGGGAGCGCTGCGCACCCAGATCGACTACGTCGAGTCCCCCGAGATCGTCTCGACCGATTTCGTCGGCTCCAACCGTGCCGGAATCGTGGACGGCCTCGCCACGATCGTGACGGGCTCGAGCGCCGTCGTCTACGTCTGGTACGACAACGAGTACGGATACAGCTGCCAGGTGGTCCGGATCATCGAGCAGCTCGCAGGCGGGCACCCCGCCCACCTGCCGGCGCTGGAGGGCTAG
- a CDS encoding glutathione peroxidase, translating into MTLRDIPFTTIDGEETSLSTLGGRAALVVNVASKCGLTPQYEQLEELQRTYGDRGLTVVGFPCNQFLGQEPGDAEEIKTFCSTSYGVTFPLMGKVRVNGRRKHPLYAALRETPDAEGKAGRVQWNFEKFLVDADGRVTRFRPTTTPDDPAVVSAIESAIAA; encoded by the coding sequence ATGACACTCCGAGACATCCCCTTCACCACGATCGACGGCGAGGAGACGTCGCTCTCGACCCTCGGCGGGCGGGCGGCGCTCGTCGTGAACGTCGCGTCCAAGTGCGGCCTCACCCCGCAGTACGAGCAGCTCGAGGAGCTGCAGCGCACGTACGGCGACCGGGGGCTCACGGTCGTCGGCTTCCCCTGCAACCAGTTCCTCGGGCAGGAGCCGGGCGACGCGGAGGAGATCAAGACCTTCTGCTCGACGAGCTACGGAGTCACCTTCCCGCTCATGGGGAAGGTCCGGGTGAACGGGCGGCGCAAGCATCCGCTGTACGCGGCGCTCCGCGAGACCCCCGATGCCGAGGGGAAGGCCGGGCGCGTGCAGTGGAACTTCGAGAAGTTCCTCGTCGACGCCGACGGCCGGGTGACCCGCTTCCGCCCGACGACGACGCCGGATGATCCGGCCGTCGTCTCCGCCATCGAATCGGCGATCGCCGCCTGA
- a CDS encoding DUF664 domain-containing protein produces MYLPSTDGERDSLAAYIDQQLAAIRASIYGLTEEQARATPCRSALSIAGILKHTLQGMRGAIVRLGGEETAPDTSADGVAEYLAGFVHGETERTAELLADWDAARASLLELIAGLDPDAEAVAPPEPWHGVYAPSPIRLRYYLTHQIEEFARHAGHADIIREELDGVAVPTLVLTLEGAPANQFFTPFAPEPGTIVD; encoded by the coding sequence ATGTATCTGCCGAGCACGGACGGGGAGCGCGACAGCCTCGCGGCCTACATCGACCAGCAGCTCGCGGCGATCCGGGCGTCCATCTACGGGCTCACGGAGGAGCAGGCGCGGGCGACCCCCTGCCGCAGCGCGCTCTCCATCGCCGGCATCCTCAAGCACACGCTGCAGGGCATGCGCGGGGCGATCGTCCGTCTCGGCGGCGAGGAGACCGCGCCAGACACGAGCGCGGACGGCGTCGCGGAGTATCTGGCGGGGTTCGTCCACGGCGAGACGGAGCGCACGGCCGAACTCCTCGCCGACTGGGACGCCGCCCGGGCGAGTCTGCTCGAACTCATCGCCGGCCTCGATCCCGATGCCGAGGCCGTCGCCCCGCCGGAGCCCTGGCACGGCGTGTACGCGCCGAGCCCGATCCGGCTGCGCTATTACCTGACGCACCAGATCGAGGAGTTCGCGCGCCACGCGGGGCACGCCGACATCATCCGCGAGGAGCTCGACGGGGTCGCGGTGCCCACCCTCGTGCTGACCCTCGAAGGGGCGCCGGCCAATCAGTTCTTCACCCCCTTCGCCCCGGAACCCGGCACGATCGTCGACTGA
- a CDS encoding peroxiredoxin: protein MVLAVGAEAPDFTLSDQHGEELTLSELVAEGPVALVFFPLAFSGICTGELCELRDNLEIFAEGGVRLVGVSVDSVYALKAWAEQEGYSFSILSDFWPHGAVAQQYGVFVEEAGIATRATLVIGRDRTVLASFETAPGQPRDLAAYREAVAAIA, encoded by the coding sequence ATGGTGCTCGCAGTCGGCGCGGAGGCGCCCGATTTCACGCTCTCCGATCAGCACGGCGAGGAGCTCACGCTCTCCGAGCTCGTCGCGGAGGGCCCGGTCGCCCTCGTCTTCTTCCCCCTCGCCTTCTCCGGTATCTGCACCGGCGAGCTGTGCGAGCTGCGCGACAACCTGGAGATCTTCGCCGAGGGCGGCGTGCGCCTGGTGGGCGTGTCCGTCGACTCCGTGTACGCGCTGAAGGCCTGGGCCGAGCAGGAGGGCTACTCCTTCTCCATCCTCTCCGACTTCTGGCCGCACGGCGCCGTGGCGCAGCAGTACGGCGTCTTCGTCGAGGAGGCCGGCATCGCGACGCGCGCGACGCTCGTCATCGGGCGGGATCGCACCGTCCTCGCCTCCTTCGAGACGGCGCCGGGGCAGCCCCGCGATCTCGCCGCCTACCGCGAGGCGGTCGCCGCGATCGCCTGA
- a CDS encoding MetQ/NlpA family ABC transporter substrate-binding protein, translating into MTFIKRGVLAASITALALVLAGCSASEGSDASGADGADGASETVRIGVVGASDPYWETFVDAASEEGIDVELVDFTDYNQPNPALSEGEIDLNQFQHIQYLADYNVANDDDLVPIGATAIYPLAVFSTKHASLEDIPEGATVAIPSDPSNRARALNVLQAAGLVELTGGGSLFSTPDDVEDGSRVQVTEMDASFTATSLADVDAAVVNNDFVTDAGLDFADALYEDDPADDGAKPFINIFAAKAADAENATYQKLVEIYQTNDDVQAGVLENSGDSAIMLDTPVSELLEIQADAEEQIRADQG; encoded by the coding sequence ATGACCTTCATCAAGCGCGGCGTGCTCGCCGCCTCGATCACCGCCCTCGCCCTCGTCCTCGCGGGCTGCTCCGCGTCCGAAGGGTCGGACGCCTCGGGCGCGGACGGCGCCGACGGCGCGAGCGAAACCGTCCGCATCGGCGTCGTCGGCGCGAGCGACCCGTACTGGGAGACCTTCGTCGACGCCGCCTCCGAGGAGGGGATCGACGTCGAGCTCGTCGACTTCACCGACTACAACCAGCCGAACCCGGCGCTGAGCGAGGGCGAGATCGACCTCAACCAGTTCCAGCACATCCAGTACCTCGCGGACTACAACGTGGCGAACGACGACGACCTGGTGCCGATCGGGGCCACCGCGATCTACCCGCTGGCCGTCTTCTCCACGAAGCACGCGTCGCTGGAGGACATCCCCGAGGGCGCGACCGTCGCCATCCCGTCGGATCCCTCGAACCGCGCCCGCGCGCTCAACGTGCTGCAGGCCGCCGGGCTCGTGGAGCTGACCGGCGGCGGCAGCCTCTTCTCCACCCCCGACGACGTCGAGGACGGCTCCCGGGTGCAGGTCACCGAGATGGACGCGTCATTCACCGCGACCTCGCTCGCCGACGTCGACGCGGCCGTCGTGAACAACGACTTCGTGACCGACGCAGGCCTCGACTTCGCCGACGCGCTGTACGAGGACGACCCCGCGGACGATGGCGCGAAGCCCTTCATCAACATCTTCGCCGCGAAGGCCGCCGACGCGGAGAACGCGACCTACCAGAAGCTCGTCGAGATCTACCAGACGAACGACGACGTGCAGGCGGGCGTGCTCGAGAACTCCGGCGACTCGGCGATCATGCTCGACACGCCGGTGTCCGAGCTGCTCGAGATCCAGGCGGACGCCGAGGAGCAGATCCGCGCCGACCAGGGCTGA
- a CDS encoding methionine ABC transporter ATP-binding protein has product MTRVQMLGVSKRYPGRGSDAAPVVAVDDVTIDVASGEIHAIIGYSGAGKSTLLRLVNGLERASAGRILVGEDEITALPESRLRAARGRIGMIFQQFNLFHSKKVAKNVEYPLVVAGVPAAERRRRVAELLAFVGLSDKAGAYTDQLSGGQKQRVGIARALATNPGVLLADEATSALDPQTSREVLALLKRVNTELGITIVLITHEMEVVREIADRVTVMDGGRAVEQGGVFDVFSDPQNETTRRFVATALPTQPEAAHLAELRERHRGRLVALTFRDGDVDQPVVFRTLAERGVGVSIIHGGITDVGGRSFGKLTLELIGDELQVEHAIAALGQETDLEVLA; this is encoded by the coding sequence ATGACCCGCGTTCAGATGCTCGGCGTGTCCAAGCGCTACCCGGGGCGCGGATCGGACGCCGCGCCCGTCGTCGCCGTCGACGACGTCACGATCGACGTCGCCTCGGGAGAGATCCACGCGATCATCGGCTACTCGGGGGCGGGGAAGAGCACGTTGCTCCGGCTCGTCAACGGGCTCGAGCGCGCGAGCGCCGGGCGGATCCTCGTGGGCGAGGACGAGATCACGGCGCTGCCCGAGTCCCGCCTGCGCGCGGCGCGCGGCCGGATCGGCATGATCTTCCAGCAGTTCAACCTCTTCCACTCGAAGAAGGTCGCGAAGAACGTCGAGTATCCGCTCGTCGTCGCGGGTGTACCCGCGGCGGAGCGCCGCAGGCGCGTCGCGGAGCTCCTCGCCTTCGTGGGCCTCTCCGACAAGGCCGGCGCCTACACGGACCAGCTCTCCGGCGGCCAGAAGCAGCGCGTGGGGATCGCCCGCGCGCTCGCGACCAACCCGGGGGTGCTGCTCGCGGACGAGGCGACGAGCGCCCTCGACCCGCAGACGTCGCGGGAGGTGCTCGCACTGCTCAAGCGGGTGAACACGGAGCTCGGCATCACGATCGTCCTCATCACCCACGAGATGGAGGTCGTGCGGGAGATCGCCGACCGCGTCACCGTGATGGACGGCGGGCGCGCCGTGGAGCAGGGCGGCGTCTTCGACGTGTTCTCGGACCCGCAGAACGAGACGACGAGACGCTTCGTCGCCACGGCGCTGCCGACGCAGCCCGAAGCCGCGCACCTCGCCGAGCTGCGGGAGCGGCATCGCGGCCGCCTCGTCGCCCTCACCTTCCGCGACGGCGACGTCGACCAGCCCGTCGTCTTCCGCACCCTGGCGGAGCGGGGGGTGGGCGTCAGCATCATCCACGGCGGCATCACCGACGTGGGCGGGCGGAGCTTCGGCAAGCTCACGCTCGAGCTCATCGGCGACGAGCTGCAGGTGGAGCACGCGATCGCGGCGCTCGGGCAGGAGACGGATCTGGAGGTGCTGGCCTGA
- a CDS encoding glycoside hydrolase family 3 N-terminal domain-containing protein: MRLRRFAALLALSALLAGTGCGASAAGPAAGSGAVETPPRATDDATPEAPDPTPEEALRERAEAYVDARSTRERAAGIVMAAAPGTDAGALAAFAAETGVGGLILMGDNIPADASALAQLTGVLSAAAEPPLLIAADQEGGSVSRLAWDALPAGAALQSSEPAASETAFAERAALLASAGIDVNFGIVADVPRGPESFIAARALGATPEASAERVAAAVRGDRGLVRSTLKHFPGHGAAEGDSHVGIPSTPEPMDDWRASDALPFRAGIDAGAELLMFGHVAYTAVDATPASLSAEWHRVAREELGFTGVAVTDDLGMLLSSGVPEYADPAANAVAALAAGNDLILVIAGHDRAAVDAVIAGLAAAVDSGTVPEERLREAALRVAELRLAGPGELPVPGEG, translated from the coding sequence GTGCGTCTTCGGCGCTTCGCGGCGCTGCTCGCGCTCTCCGCACTGCTCGCCGGGACCGGCTGCGGTGCGTCCGCGGCCGGGCCCGCAGCCGGGTCGGGTGCCGTCGAGACGCCGCCTCGGGCGACGGACGACGCGACGCCCGAGGCGCCGGATCCGACGCCCGAGGAAGCTCTCAGGGAGCGGGCCGAGGCCTACGTCGACGCCCGCTCGACCCGTGAACGAGCGGCCGGGATCGTGATGGCGGCCGCGCCGGGCACCGACGCCGGTGCACTCGCCGCATTCGCGGCCGAGACCGGCGTCGGCGGTCTGATCCTCATGGGCGACAACATCCCGGCCGACGCCTCGGCCCTCGCGCAGCTCACGGGGGTGCTGAGCGCCGCCGCCGAGCCGCCCCTCCTCATCGCGGCCGACCAGGAGGGCGGCAGCGTCTCCCGCCTCGCCTGGGACGCGCTGCCGGCGGGGGCCGCGCTGCAGTCGTCGGAGCCGGCCGCCTCGGAGACGGCGTTCGCCGAGCGCGCCGCCCTGCTCGCGAGTGCGGGCATCGACGTGAACTTCGGCATCGTCGCGGACGTGCCCCGAGGGCCGGAGTCCTTCATCGCGGCACGCGCGCTCGGCGCGACGCCCGAGGCGAGCGCCGAGCGCGTGGCGGCCGCGGTGCGCGGCGACCGCGGCCTCGTTCGGTCCACGCTCAAGCACTTCCCGGGCCACGGCGCCGCCGAGGGCGACTCCCACGTCGGGATCCCGAGCACCCCGGAGCCGATGGACGACTGGCGGGCGAGCGACGCGCTGCCTTTCCGCGCGGGCATCGACGCGGGCGCCGAGCTGCTGATGTTCGGTCACGTCGCGTACACCGCGGTCGACGCCACCCCGGCCTCCCTCTCCGCCGAGTGGCATCGCGTCGCCCGGGAGGAGCTCGGATTCACGGGGGTCGCCGTCACCGACGACCTCGGCATGCTCCTCTCCTCGGGCGTGCCGGAGTACGCGGACCCGGCGGCGAACGCCGTCGCGGCGCTCGCGGCGGGCAACGATCTCATCCTCGTCATCGCCGGACACGACCGCGCCGCCGTCGACGCCGTCATCGCGGGGCTCGCCGCGGCCGTCGACAGCGGGACGGTCCCCGAGGAGCGGCTCCGCGAGGCGGCGCTCCGGGTCGCCGAGCTCCGCCTCGCGGGCCCCGGAGAGCTCCCCGTGCCGGGCGAGGGGTAG
- a CDS encoding flavin reductase family protein: MVERRMDATGAADATGDGPGGERLWGADALKRAFRDHPAGIALITAETPAGPVGLTASSVASVGIDPPALSFSVTRATGSAGGILGADSYLVHLLDARHAAIAQSFAVSGAERFTPEQGWQRLETGEPYLPASRVALRCRTLHSLGVGSSVIVVAEVLEAAFGDAAEPMVYLNREFRGLA, encoded by the coding sequence ATGGTCGAGCGGCGGATGGACGCGACGGGAGCGGCGGATGCGACGGGCGACGGCCCCGGCGGGGAACGGCTCTGGGGCGCCGACGCGCTCAAGCGCGCGTTCCGCGACCACCCGGCCGGCATCGCCCTGATCACGGCAGAGACCCCCGCCGGGCCGGTCGGGCTCACCGCCTCGAGCGTCGCCTCGGTCGGGATCGATCCGCCCGCGCTCTCCTTCTCGGTCACCCGGGCGACCGGCAGCGCCGGGGGCATCCTCGGTGCGGACAGCTATCTCGTCCACCTGCTCGACGCCAGACACGCCGCCATCGCGCAGTCCTTCGCCGTCTCCGGCGCGGAGCGCTTCACCCCCGAGCAGGGCTGGCAGCGCCTCGAGACCGGCGAACCGTACCTGCCGGCGTCGCGCGTCGCGCTCCGCTGCCGCACGTTGCACTCGCTGGGCGTCGGTTCATCGGTGATCGTCGTGGCCGAGGTGCTCGAGGCCGCGTTCGGCGACGCCGCCGAGCCGATGGTCTACTTGAACCGCGAGTTCCGGGGACTCGCGTAG
- a CDS encoding universal stress protein, whose product MSEKYLIGVDGSEQSRVALAWGLARATERRAAVELLHVADDSFLSESVAFLSEAQSASEQMLQAETEYARSLGFAGTITGTAVVGHPIAEVEEASKRADLLILGAHGGSRFAGSFFGTRAVKAAATAHCPVAVIPQRDVAPNAGVVVGVDGSEASRKAIAFAAEEASQRGVPLIAVYAWMPPLTPGLEYLWSEELVESQRAAAEEAIAIGVAGLAERYPDLEIERRILQSAPVAALVQSAEGAEMLVVGSRGRGGISRLLLGSVSHGVLQALPCPVVVTRA is encoded by the coding sequence ATGTCGGAGAAATACCTCATCGGAGTTGACGGATCGGAGCAGAGCCGGGTGGCGCTCGCCTGGGGGCTCGCGCGCGCCACGGAACGCCGCGCCGCCGTCGAGCTGCTGCACGTCGCCGACGACTCATTCCTCTCCGAGAGCGTCGCGTTCCTCTCGGAGGCCCAGTCGGCGTCCGAGCAGATGCTCCAGGCCGAGACCGAGTACGCGCGGAGCCTCGGCTTCGCCGGGACGATCACGGGCACCGCCGTCGTGGGGCACCCCATCGCCGAGGTGGAGGAGGCGTCCAAGCGCGCGGATCTGCTGATCCTCGGAGCCCACGGCGGCAGCCGCTTCGCCGGATCCTTCTTCGGCACGCGCGCCGTGAAGGCGGCGGCGACGGCCCATTGCCCGGTCGCGGTGATCCCGCAGCGCGACGTCGCGCCGAACGCCGGAGTCGTCGTCGGCGTCGACGGTTCGGAGGCCTCCCGCAAGGCGATCGCCTTCGCCGCCGAGGAGGCCTCCCAGCGCGGGGTGCCCCTGATCGCGGTCTACGCCTGGATGCCGCCGCTCACCCCCGGTCTCGAGTACCTGTGGAGCGAGGAGCTCGTCGAGTCGCAGCGCGCGGCTGCCGAGGAGGCGATCGCCATCGGCGTCGCCGGCCTCGCCGAGCGCTACCCGGACCTCGAGATCGAGCGACGGATCCTGCAGTCCGCCCCGGTGGCGGCGCTCGTGCAGTCCGCGGAGGGCGCCGAGATGCTCGTGGTCGGCAGCCGGGGACGCGGAGGGATCTCCCGCCTGCTGCTCGGCTCCGTGAGCCACGGCGTGCTGCAGGCCCTGCCCTGCCCGGTCGTCGTCACGCGCGCGTAG
- a CDS encoding glutathione S-transferase C-terminal domain-containing protein, whose translation MSGNTEPGPMGSYITGGEAYERDTQYIEDRIVADPEAVRALPAPPPSKIGAVGYGLTPGAQAWPVEPGRYRLVAAAACPWANRTLIVRRLLGLEDVLSLGRPGPVHDARSWTFDLDPDGRDPVLGSERLQEHYFTRFPGYPRGITVPAIVDVPSGAVVTNDYPQITLDLSTQWREFHRDGAPDLLLGDGFAQMRPVVERVFTEVNNGVYRCGFAGSQEAYDAAYARLWEALDWLEERLATQRFLMGGTISEADVRLFTTLVRFDPVYHGHFKTNRNRLTEMPHLWAYARELFQTPGFGDTVDFVQIKRHYYETHTDINPTRIVPAGPDLAGWLEPHGRERLGGEPFGDGTPPPPVRAEERIAPGHSPLIAG comes from the coding sequence ATGAGCGGGAACACGGAGCCCGGGCCGATGGGCAGCTACATCACCGGCGGCGAGGCGTACGAGCGCGACACGCAGTACATCGAAGACCGGATCGTCGCCGATCCCGAGGCGGTGCGCGCGCTCCCGGCGCCGCCGCCGTCGAAGATCGGCGCCGTCGGGTACGGGCTGACGCCTGGCGCCCAGGCGTGGCCGGTCGAGCCCGGGCGCTACCGGCTCGTCGCGGCGGCGGCCTGCCCCTGGGCGAACCGCACGCTCATCGTCCGCCGGCTGCTGGGGCTCGAGGACGTCCTCTCGCTCGGCCGCCCGGGGCCCGTGCACGACGCGCGCTCCTGGACCTTCGACCTCGACCCGGACGGGCGCGATCCGGTGCTGGGGAGCGAGCGACTGCAGGAGCACTACTTCACGCGCTTCCCCGGCTACCCCCGCGGCATCACCGTTCCCGCGATCGTGGACGTCCCGAGCGGGGCCGTCGTCACGAACGACTACCCCCAGATCACCCTGGACCTGTCGACGCAGTGGCGCGAGTTCCACCGCGACGGCGCTCCCGATCTGCTGCTCGGGGACGGCTTCGCCCAGATGCGTCCCGTCGTGGAACGCGTCTTCACCGAGGTGAACAACGGCGTCTACCGCTGCGGCTTCGCGGGCAGTCAGGAGGCCTATGATGCCGCGTACGCCCGCCTGTGGGAGGCGCTCGACTGGCTCGAGGAGCGGCTCGCGACGCAGCGGTTCCTCATGGGCGGCACCATCTCCGAGGCCGACGTGCGGCTGTTCACGACGCTCGTGCGCTTCGACCCCGTCTACCACGGCCACTTCAAGACGAACCGCAACCGGCTCACCGAGATGCCCCACCTCTGGGCATACGCCCGCGAGCTCTTCCAGACGCCGGGCTTCGGCGACACCGTCGACTTCGTCCAGATCAAGCGGCACTACTACGAGACGCACACCGACATCAACCCGACGCGCATCGTGCCGGCCGGGCCGGATCTCGCGGGCTGGCTCGAGCCGCACGGCCGTGAGCGGCTCGGCGGCGAGCCCTTCGGGGACGGCACCCCGCCGCCGCCCGTGCGCGCGGAGGAGCGGATCGCGCCGGGGCACAGCCCGCTGATCGCGGGCTGA
- a CDS encoding MBL fold metallo-hydrolase translates to MTTGTGAQARIERIITTGVLGAGRPGYPAGGVPIENNVWLLGDDDAVLVIDAAHDADAIARAVGDREALGILLTHGHEDHVNAAVETARRLDTHLYLHPADLFLWEETHGDRTPDFELAEGATFLVAGAEVATLHTPGHTPGSVCFALPALRTVFSGDTLFEGGPGATRWDYSSFPGIVESIRTRLFPLPAETVAHPGHGADTTIGAEAPALEDWLARGW, encoded by the coding sequence ATGACCACGGGGACGGGCGCGCAGGCGCGGATCGAGCGGATCATCACGACGGGGGTGCTCGGGGCCGGGCGTCCCGGCTACCCCGCGGGCGGCGTGCCGATCGAGAACAACGTCTGGCTCCTCGGCGATGACGACGCCGTGCTCGTCATCGACGCCGCGCACGACGCCGACGCGATCGCCCGCGCCGTCGGCGACCGCGAAGCGCTCGGGATCCTGCTCACCCACGGGCACGAGGACCATGTGAACGCGGCGGTGGAGACGGCACGCCGCTTGGACACGCACCTCTACCTGCACCCGGCCGACCTGTTCCTCTGGGAGGAGACGCACGGCGATCGGACGCCCGACTTCGAACTCGCCGAGGGTGCGACCTTCCTCGTCGCGGGCGCCGAGGTCGCCACGCTCCACACGCCCGGTCACACGCCGGGGTCGGTCTGCTTCGCCCTGCCGGCGCTGCGCACCGTGTTCTCGGGCGACACCCTGTTCGAGGGCGGTCCCGGTGCGACGCGCTGGGACTACTCGAGCTTCCCCGGCATCGTGGAGTCGATCCGCACCCGCCTCTTCCCGCTCCCGGCGGAGACCGTGGCGCACCCCGGGCACGGCGCCGACACGACGATCGGCGCCGAGGCGCCCGCGCTCGAGGACTGGCTCGCGCGCGGCTGGTGA
- a CDS encoding MFS transporter, giving the protein MPLTTPLRRNFALFALALGGFGIGVTEFASMGLLPDIAREMIPGFEASPGVAIAQAGWLITAYALGVVVGAPTFAVLAARMSQTTLAFWLLGLFIAGSLASALMPGFGTLALVRFIAALPHGAYFGVASLLAARIMGPGMQGRGIALALSGLTIANVVGVPLATWLGQSFGWRSAYALVAGIFAATLVLAVVFLPRFPGNPERSALKELSALANPRAWIMIGVGAIGFGGFFAVYSYIAEVTTRVAGLDAAQVPWVLACLGVGMTIGNLIGGWASDRRPRLAMIWGFIAFILALVLYTQLAAHPVGLFAGVFLLGLSSSSLLPSIQSRLVRISHEAALLGAAVNHAAFNLGNSLGAWTGGAVIAGGLGYLAPGWVGAALACLGLLLALVSMGVQRRDRARSIDTVGIRIPGEA; this is encoded by the coding sequence ATGCCCCTCACCACGCCGCTCCGGCGCAACTTCGCGCTGTTCGCGCTCGCCCTCGGCGGCTTCGGCATCGGGGTGACCGAGTTCGCCTCGATGGGCCTCCTCCCCGACATCGCCCGCGAGATGATCCCGGGCTTCGAGGCCTCGCCGGGCGTCGCGATCGCGCAGGCGGGCTGGCTCATCACCGCCTACGCGCTCGGCGTCGTCGTCGGCGCACCCACCTTCGCGGTGCTCGCGGCGCGCATGTCGCAGACGACGCTCGCCTTCTGGCTCCTCGGCCTCTTCATCGCCGGATCCCTCGCCTCGGCCCTCATGCCGGGCTTCGGCACGCTCGCGCTCGTGCGCTTCATCGCCGCGCTCCCGCACGGCGCCTATTTCGGCGTGGCGTCCCTGCTCGCCGCCCGCATCATGGGTCCGGGCATGCAGGGCCGGGGCATCGCGCTGGCGCTCTCCGGCCTGACGATCGCGAACGTCGTCGGCGTGCCGCTGGCCACCTGGCTGGGCCAGAGCTTCGGCTGGCGCTCCGCCTACGCCCTCGTCGCCGGGATCTTCGCCGCGACCCTCGTGCTCGCGGTCGTCTTCCTGCCCCGCTTCCCCGGGAATCCCGAGCGCAGCGCCCTCAAGGAGCTCTCGGCCCTCGCCAATCCCCGCGCCTGGATCATGATCGGCGTGGGTGCGATCGGCTTCGGCGGCTTCTTCGCGGTGTACTCCTACATCGCGGAGGTGACGACGCGGGTCGCCGGTCTCGACGCCGCGCAGGTGCCCTGGGTGCTCGCCTGCCTCGGCGTCGGCATGACCATCGGCAACCTCATCGGGGGCTGGGCGAGCGATCGGCGGCCGCGGCTCGCGATGATCTGGGGATTCATCGCGTTCATCCTGGCGCTCGTGCTCTACACCCAGCTCGCCGCGCACCCCGTCGGGCTGTTCGCCGGCGTCTTCCTGCTCGGGCTCAGCTCCTCCTCGCTGCTGCCCTCCATCCAGTCGCGCCTCGTGCGGATCTCCCACGAGGCCGCCCTGCTCGGGGCGGCCGTGAACCACGCCGCCTTCAACCTCGGCAACAGCCTCGGCGCCTGGACCGGCGGCGCCGTCATCGCCGGCGGCCTCGGCTACCTCGCGCCCGGCTGGGTGGGTGCGGCGCTCGCATGCCTCGGGCTGCTGCTGGCACTCGTGAGCATGGGCGTGCAGCGCCGGGACCGCGCGCGGAGCATCGACACGGTCGGGATCCGGATCCCCGGCGAGGCCTGA